In one Bacillus thuringiensis genomic region, the following are encoded:
- a CDS encoding nucleotidyltransferase domain-containing protein, which yields MREKIELELERIEKENDVKILFAVESGSRAWGFPSKDSDYDVRFVYIHPVEWYLSIHDKRDVIEYPISDDLDISGWDIRKALQLFAKSNPALLEWIRSPIFYSKNSNFPELLQQMSEKNFDPKATIYHYLHMASKNYREFLQGENVKLKKYFYVLRPILACKWLEEKATLPPVEFDRLITELSLERSVLDEIEKLLIKKKAGTELDVGLKIKVLNQFLEEQIHYYGQYVKGVEKGLGIDIEILNKLFRDMLFEAYEKEHK from the coding sequence ATTGAAAAAGAGAATGATGTGAAAATTTTATTTGCGGTGGAATCAGGGAGTCGTGCTTGGGGGTTTCCATCGAAAGATAGCGATTATGATGTTAGGTTTGTTTATATACATCCGGTAGAATGGTATTTATCAATTCATGACAAACGAGATGTAATTGAATATCCAATTAGTGATGATTTAGATATAAGTGGTTGGGATATTAGAAAGGCGTTGCAACTATTCGCGAAGTCGAACCCAGCTTTACTTGAGTGGATTCGATCACCAATTTTTTATTCGAAAAACTCTAATTTTCCAGAACTACTTCAACAGATGAGTGAGAAGAATTTTGATCCAAAAGCAACGATATATCATTATTTACATATGGCTTCGAAAAATTATCGTGAATTTTTGCAAGGTGAGAATGTAAAGCTGAAAAAGTACTTTTATGTATTACGTCCTATTTTAGCTTGTAAGTGGCTAGAAGAGAAAGCAACTTTACCACCTGTAGAATTTGACCGATTGATTACAGAATTATCATTAGAACGTAGCGTATTAGATGAAATTGAAAAGTTGTTAATAAAGAAAAAAGCAGGTACTGAATTAGATGTTGGATTGAAAATTAAGGTGTTGAATCAATTTTTAGAAGAACAAATTCATTACTATGGGCAATACGTGAAAGGTGTTGAAAAGGGGTTAGGGATCGATATTGAGATTTTAAATAAACTATTTCGAGACATGCTGTTTGAAGCATATGAAAAAGAGCACAAGTAA
- a CDS encoding MFS transporter — protein MQPSAPPHLESTETIFSSSITKLVVFICWLAILADGYDLGIYGAVLPKLLEDKSWALSPAYAGTIASYALFGMFIGAILVGTITDLIGRKWMLICCLALFSITMGLAALAPSPELFGLSRFIGGIGLGGVIPTASALTVEYSPKKRQSFIYALMFTGYPLGIVLGAILSMFMLESFGWRTMFGIGMIPLLLIPFIIRYLPESIQFLLSRNRQKEVDQILNRFQIVFYAKNETYQTPSNIRKKNGFLTLFSKEYIKATLLFWITYIMGMFLIYGLNTWLPQMMRQAGYPLGSSLSFLLMLNITAAIGALFAGAIADRIGAKIVISISYLMAAICIGLLTIKPSVTIIYLLIGLAGIGSVGITQILNAYVTQYFPSHIRATSLGWGLGLGRVGAIAGPILVGIIMTMQYDLSWNFYLFSFAGLIAAISVFFIPTK, from the coding sequence ATGCAACCTTCAGCTCCACCTCATCTAGAATCTACAGAAACTATCTTTTCAAGCTCTATTACAAAACTTGTTGTTTTTATTTGTTGGCTAGCCATTCTAGCTGATGGATATGATTTAGGTATTTACGGTGCCGTTCTTCCAAAGCTCCTAGAAGACAAAAGCTGGGCACTTTCACCAGCTTACGCTGGCACAATTGCAAGCTATGCTTTATTTGGGATGTTTATTGGTGCTATTCTAGTTGGAACTATTACAGATCTAATTGGACGAAAATGGATGCTTATATGCTGTTTAGCGCTTTTTTCTATCACAATGGGACTAGCTGCACTTGCTCCTTCTCCCGAATTATTTGGTTTATCTCGATTTATTGGAGGAATCGGATTAGGCGGTGTTATTCCAACAGCTTCAGCACTTACTGTTGAATATTCACCAAAAAAACGACAATCTTTTATTTATGCTCTTATGTTTACTGGCTATCCTTTAGGTATCGTGTTAGGCGCTATTTTGTCTATGTTTATGTTAGAAAGTTTCGGATGGAGAACTATGTTTGGCATCGGAATGATTCCACTACTCCTCATTCCTTTCATTATTCGTTATTTACCTGAATCCATTCAATTTTTATTATCACGTAATCGCCAAAAAGAAGTGGACCAAATCCTTAATCGTTTTCAAATTGTATTCTATGCGAAAAATGAAACTTATCAAACTCCGTCTAATATACGAAAGAAAAATGGATTTCTTACTTTATTCTCAAAAGAATACATAAAAGCAACGCTACTTTTTTGGATCACTTATATAATGGGAATGTTTTTAATATACGGTTTAAATACTTGGTTACCTCAGATGATGCGACAGGCAGGATACCCTCTTGGATCTAGTTTATCATTTCTACTTATGCTAAATATTACTGCCGCTATCGGTGCATTATTTGCTGGAGCAATCGCGGATCGTATAGGAGCTAAAATCGTTATTAGCATCTCCTATCTTATGGCAGCTATATGTATTGGACTATTAACAATTAAACCATCTGTTACAATCATTTATCTTTTAATTGGTCTTGCTGGAATTGGATCAGTCGGTATTACTCAAATATTAAATGCATATGTAACCCAATACTTCCCATCACATATCCGAGCTACTTCCTTAGGCTGGGGACTTGGACTTGGCCGAGTTGGTGCAATTGCTGGCCCTATTCTCGTCGGTATTATTATGACAATGCAATATGACTTATCATGGAATTTTTACTTATTCTCCTTTGCAGGTCTTATCGCAGCTATATCTGTTTTCTTTATTCCTACAAAATAA
- a CDS encoding FAD-dependent oxidoreductase, which yields MTNDTFPQLPLSYWIESTEFPTFPRLSENIKTKVAIIGAGITGITTAYLLAKEGIDVVLIDSGRILNGTTGHTTAKVTAQHDLIYDELINHFGVEKARLYYESNNQALQFINETVQTYKIDCNFSNEDSYLYTTTDNGLRNLSKEYEAYQKLNIPCDYVQSLSIPIPVQSALVMKNQAQFHPLLYLKTLLEKFVEMGGKLYEQTTAMNVEKGDYPQIITKEGHHITCEYVVSCSHFPFYDANSFFFTRMYAERSYALAIKAKMDYPGGMYLSIDDPKRSLRYITNNGEKLILIGGESHKTGQGINTMLHYEALYSFAEATFGIDEVPYRWSAQDLITLDKLPYIGHINERNPNIFVATGYRKWGMTTGTAAAHLLKDSILKVHSPYKELYAPSRFHANPDIKTFLSQNIDVAKHLIEGKIENALRKPEDLEVGEGSVVHVNGKRAGAYKDKEGKLHIVDTTCTHLGCEVEWNNGDCTWDCPCHGSRFSIEGDVIEGPADQPLKRVDNE from the coding sequence ATGACAAATGATACATTTCCACAACTGCCGCTATCTTATTGGATTGAATCTACCGAGTTTCCTACTTTTCCTCGTTTATCCGAAAATATAAAAACGAAAGTTGCTATTATCGGTGCTGGTATTACAGGTATTACCACTGCCTATTTACTTGCAAAAGAAGGCATCGATGTGGTTTTAATTGATTCTGGTCGTATTTTAAACGGGACGACTGGGCATACAACAGCGAAAGTAACAGCACAACATGATCTTATTTATGATGAATTAATAAATCATTTCGGTGTAGAAAAGGCCCGGCTTTACTATGAATCAAATAATCAGGCTCTACAATTCATAAACGAAACTGTTCAAACATATAAAATCGACTGTAATTTCTCAAATGAAGATTCATATTTATATACAACTACTGATAACGGATTAAGAAATTTATCAAAAGAATATGAAGCTTATCAAAAATTAAATATACCTTGTGATTATGTTCAATCTCTATCGATTCCTATTCCAGTACAATCTGCGCTTGTAATGAAAAATCAAGCACAATTCCATCCCCTTCTTTATTTAAAAACACTTTTAGAAAAGTTTGTGGAGATGGGCGGAAAGCTCTACGAACAAACAACAGCTATGAATGTGGAAAAGGGAGATTATCCACAAATAATTACAAAAGAGGGCCATCATATCACTTGTGAATATGTCGTCTCTTGTTCACATTTTCCTTTTTATGATGCAAATAGCTTTTTCTTTACGCGAATGTACGCAGAACGCTCCTATGCTCTTGCAATAAAAGCAAAAATGGATTATCCAGGTGGCATGTATTTAAGTATTGATGATCCAAAGCGCTCCTTACGCTATATAACAAACAATGGAGAAAAATTAATTTTGATTGGCGGAGAGAGTCATAAAACAGGGCAAGGAATAAATACGATGCTTCATTATGAAGCACTCTATTCTTTTGCTGAAGCAACTTTTGGAATAGACGAAGTTCCTTATAGATGGTCAGCACAAGATTTAATCACTCTAGATAAGCTTCCTTATATCGGACATATTAACGAAAGAAATCCAAATATATTTGTTGCAACTGGATATCGCAAATGGGGAATGACAACTGGAACTGCTGCCGCTCACCTACTGAAGGACTCCATCCTAAAAGTCCACAGTCCCTATAAAGAACTGTATGCACCATCACGCTTCCATGCAAATCCAGATATAAAAACGTTCCTCTCCCAGAACATTGATGTTGCGAAACATTTAATTGAAGGAAAGATTGAAAATGCATTACGTAAACCAGAAGATCTCGAAGTTGGTGAAGGATCTGTCGTACATGTTAACGGTAAACGGGCAGGTGCTTATAAGGACAAAGAAGGAAAATTACATATCGTCGATACAACTTGTACACATCTCGGCTGCGAAGTTGAATGGAATAATGGTGATTGTACTTGGGATTGTCCTTGTCACGGTTCCCGCTTTTCAATTGAGGGAGACGTTATTGAAGGTCCAGCAGATCAACCGTTAAAACGAGTTGATAATGAGTAA
- a CDS encoding fatty acid desaturase family protein — protein sequence MKELHTFGWYAARVSPHLPKKAFKPVPTRLFGGLAYLLVALAGLISIGVFELNVWANLGIAIVLGLCFASLGFLGHEILHGTVVRKAWLRDFLGAIAFMPLSTGPKLWRKWHNATHHVHTQHEENDPDAWPTLEKLKKSKFLSWVYRMPLHVRSFFSFLSLTIQFTLHSTRMFFHFIKEFKSSNQKSVWLQLLLPWTVWISLLFIMGPGKWLFAYVIPLLIANFIVMAYIATNHRLNPIVPVNDPLANCLSVTVPRWVDVLHFNFSYHTEHHLFPAMSSKYYPLVKEKIKEMWPERYHEMPMTKALAALWNTPRVYYQGSELVDPHREHFYGSLGNGLDPHNISYREEHIEEDESIKKVNQ from the coding sequence ATGAAGGAGCTTCATACGTTTGGGTGGTATGCAGCACGTGTATCACCACATTTGCCGAAAAAAGCATTTAAACCAGTGCCTACTCGTTTATTTGGTGGACTGGCTTATTTGCTTGTGGCATTGGCGGGGTTAATATCGATTGGTGTATTTGAATTGAATGTGTGGGCGAATCTAGGAATTGCGATTGTTCTTGGATTATGTTTTGCTTCACTTGGATTTTTAGGGCATGAAATTTTACATGGAACTGTTGTAAGAAAGGCATGGCTTCGTGACTTCTTAGGCGCGATTGCATTTATGCCATTATCAACAGGGCCAAAGCTTTGGAGAAAGTGGCATAATGCAACGCATCATGTTCATACACAGCATGAAGAGAATGATCCGGATGCATGGCCGACACTTGAGAAACTTAAGAAGAGTAAGTTTTTGAGTTGGGTATATCGTATGCCTTTACATGTACGTTCATTCTTTAGTTTTCTGTCACTAACAATTCAATTTACATTGCATTCGACTCGAATGTTCTTTCATTTTATAAAAGAGTTCAAGTCATCCAATCAAAAATCTGTATGGCTTCAACTTCTTTTGCCTTGGACAGTTTGGATTAGTTTATTGTTTATTATGGGACCTGGAAAATGGTTATTTGCATATGTCATTCCGTTGTTAATTGCTAACTTTATTGTAATGGCATATATCGCAACAAATCACCGCTTAAATCCAATTGTTCCAGTAAATGATCCGTTAGCAAACTGTTTGTCAGTAACAGTGCCGCGCTGGGTAGACGTTTTACATTTCAATTTCTCATATCATACAGAACACCATCTGTTTCCTGCTATGAGTTCTAAATACTATCCGTTAGTAAAAGAGAAGATTAAAGAAATGTGGCCGGAACGCTATCATGAGATGCCGATGACAAAAGCTTTGGCAGCGCTATGGAATACACCACGTGTGTATTATCAAGGAAGTGAATTAGTGGATCCGCATAGAGAGCATTTCTATGGTTCTTTAGGAAATGGACTAGATCCTCATAATATTTCATATCGTGAGGAACATATAGAGGAAGACGAAAGTATTAAAAAAGTAAATCAGTAA
- a CDS encoding amino acid ABC transporter permease → MFILCGAFHSLLKSIQYEVKRMFEIFISTYPTLLKATIVTLQLTLTSLVLGSLIGLLFAFFRISNNKVLNSIAHIYIAIIRGTPLIVQIAILYFGITSVIVFSPFWAGAIALAIHNGAYITEIFRGSIQSVDRGQLEAARSLGMPYPLAMRRIILPQAFRLSLPPLGNQFIIGLKDSSLVAYVGLSELWGSGLSIAAGNFQQLDTYIIVGVYYLVLVLLFTYFVNLLEKRLQRKETNSVQVHKKNKTEVSL, encoded by the coding sequence ATGTTCATTTTATGTGGGGCATTTCATTCTCTACTAAAATCTATACAATATGAGGTGAAACGCATGTTTGAAATTTTTATCTCTACCTATCCCACACTCTTAAAGGCTACCATTGTCACATTACAATTAACATTAACCTCCCTAGTACTCGGTTCATTAATTGGATTATTATTTGCTTTCTTTCGAATCTCGAATAACAAAGTTTTAAATAGCATTGCTCATATCTATATTGCTATTATTCGTGGTACACCTTTAATCGTTCAAATCGCAATTCTCTATTTTGGCATTACATCTGTCATTGTTTTCTCCCCTTTTTGGGCAGGAGCAATCGCTTTAGCAATTCATAACGGTGCATATATTACGGAAATCTTCCGAGGATCCATTCAATCCGTCGACCGAGGACAATTGGAAGCCGCTCGCTCCTTAGGTATGCCTTATCCTTTAGCTATGCGCCGGATTATATTACCACAAGCATTTCGTCTGTCTCTTCCTCCTCTAGGAAACCAGTTTATTATTGGATTAAAAGACTCTTCACTTGTCGCTTACGTAGGACTGTCCGAATTATGGGGATCAGGTTTATCAATTGCAGCAGGTAACTTCCAACAATTAGATACTTACATAATCGTTGGTGTATACTATCTCGTACTTGTTCTTCTATTTACTTACTTTGTTAATCTTTTAGAAAAACGACTACAACGAAAAGAAACTAACTCCGTCCAAGTCCATAAAAAGAACAAAACGGAAGTTTCTTTATAA
- a CDS encoding ABC transporter substrate-binding protein: MKRKLLTIVASITLCTSFILGACSKESSTTSSNGEKEFRYAMSGLYKPFNYKENDGKLVGFDIEIGEALAKKMNMKATPVTNPWETLIQGLQAKKYDVILGSMAITEERLKAVSFSNPYYRSGAQIFVTKKNTAISSPEDLKGKKIGVVKASTFKNLVAKYTDQITEYDSDITALMDLEPGRVDAVITDQMVGLRMIKEGKSNIKEAGKPLNLDEMGIAIRKDDKEMVEKVNKALDEIIKDGTYEKISKKWFGRNILGEEEKTK, translated from the coding sequence ATGAAAAGAAAACTATTAACCATTGTTGCGAGCATTACACTATGTACATCCTTCATACTAGGAGCTTGTAGCAAAGAAAGCTCTACTACTTCATCAAATGGTGAAAAAGAATTTCGCTATGCAATGAGTGGATTATACAAACCTTTTAATTATAAAGAAAACGACGGCAAACTTGTCGGCTTTGATATAGAAATCGGTGAAGCTCTTGCTAAAAAGATGAACATGAAGGCTACGCCAGTTACAAACCCATGGGAAACGCTAATTCAAGGTCTTCAAGCGAAGAAATATGATGTAATACTGGGTAGTATGGCAATTACAGAGGAGCGCTTAAAAGCTGTTAGTTTCTCAAATCCGTACTATCGCTCTGGCGCTCAAATTTTTGTGACTAAAAAGAATACTGCTATCTCTTCTCCAGAAGATTTAAAAGGTAAGAAAATTGGTGTTGTAAAAGCTAGTACCTTTAAAAATCTTGTTGCAAAATATACAGATCAAATTACAGAATATGACAGCGACATTACTGCTCTTATGGATTTAGAGCCTGGGCGTGTTGACGCAGTAATTACGGATCAAATGGTTGGTCTACGTATGATAAAAGAAGGAAAATCGAATATAAAAGAAGCGGGAAAACCATTAAATCTTGATGAAATGGGAATTGCTATTCGCAAAGATGATAAAGAAATGGTTGAGAAAGTAAATAAAGCGTTAGATGAAATCATTAAAGATGGTACGTATGAAAAGATCAGTAAAAAATGGTTCGGGCGTAATATTCTTGGTGAAGAGGAAAAAACGAAGTAA
- a CDS encoding amino acid ABC transporter ATP-binding protein: MIQVRNLVKSFGSLDVLKGIDLEVKEKEVVVLIGASGSGKSTLLRCLNFLEMYDEGEIHLQGERIDPKHSNLNKVRENVGMVFQHFNLFPHMTSLENIIEAPIHVKKLEKANAKDIGTQFLQKVGLQDKADVTPHLLSGGQKQRVAIARALAMNPKIMLFDEPTSALDPELVGEVLQVMKELAEEGMTMVIVTHEMNFARDVADRVIFMDDGKIVEDAPPAQFFSAPSHERAKQFLRNVL; encoded by the coding sequence ATGATTCAAGTTCGAAATCTAGTAAAATCATTCGGTTCACTTGATGTGTTAAAAGGAATTGATTTAGAAGTAAAAGAAAAAGAAGTTGTTGTTTTAATTGGTGCCAGTGGTTCTGGTAAAAGTACATTACTTCGCTGTCTTAACTTTTTAGAAATGTACGATGAAGGCGAAATTCACTTACAAGGTGAGCGAATTGATCCAAAACATTCAAATTTAAATAAAGTCCGTGAAAATGTCGGTATGGTTTTTCAGCACTTTAACCTCTTTCCTCATATGACCTCACTAGAAAACATCATAGAAGCACCTATTCACGTAAAAAAATTAGAGAAAGCAAATGCAAAGGATATTGGAACTCAATTTCTCCAAAAAGTCGGCCTTCAGGATAAAGCGGATGTAACTCCTCATCTTCTTTCAGGTGGCCAAAAACAGCGCGTTGCCATTGCACGAGCTCTTGCAATGAACCCTAAGATTATGCTATTTGATGAGCCTACCTCAGCTTTAGACCCTGAACTTGTTGGAGAAGTATTGCAAGTTATGAAAGAACTTGCTGAAGAAGGGATGACAATGGTTATTGTTACTCATGAAATGAATTTCGCAAGAGATGTAGCTGATCGCGTCATCTTTATGGATGATGGAAAGATTGTAGAAGATGCTCCGCCAGCACAATTCTTTTCAGCTCCATCACATGAACGGGCAAAACAATTTTTACGCAACGTTTTATAA
- the argR gene encoding arginine repressor codes for MKKEKRQRLIKQFVKEYEIDKQERLVELLAKKGVLVTQATVSRDIRELNLTKVPSQEGLMIYKVFSEEHLQTDIKLKKKLREVVVKIDCVDQLMVIKTLPGNAHVIGVLFDELDWKEKIGCICGNDTCLIISQSKSDREIIEERLNLII; via the coding sequence ATGAAAAAAGAAAAAAGACAACGGTTAATTAAACAATTTGTAAAGGAGTATGAAATAGATAAGCAAGAAAGATTAGTAGAATTGTTAGCAAAAAAAGGTGTATTAGTAACACAAGCTACGGTTTCTCGCGATATTCGTGAGTTAAACTTAACGAAGGTACCTTCTCAAGAAGGATTAATGATATATAAAGTTTTCTCAGAAGAGCATTTACAAACTGATATAAAGTTAAAGAAAAAATTACGAGAAGTTGTTGTAAAAATTGATTGTGTAGATCAATTAATGGTTATTAAAACATTACCTGGTAATGCACATGTTATTGGTGTTTTATTTGATGAGTTAGATTGGAAAGAAAAAATAGGATGTATATGTGGAAATGATACATGCCTTATAATTTCACAGTCGAAATCAGATAGGGAGATTATAGAAGAAAGATTAAATTTAATTATTTAG